The following are from one region of the Chromobacterium phragmitis genome:
- a CDS encoding GDP-L-fucose synthase family protein encodes MDTDSKIFVTGHRGMVGSALVRRLHAGGYANILTAGRADLDLLDSHAVHAYLAREKPDYLFIAAAKVGGIQANNLQRADFIYQNLMIEANLIHGAHLAGVQRLMFLGSSCIYPRDCPQPIKEEYLLTGLLEQTNEPYAIAKIAGIKLAESYNRQYGRQYVSVMPTNLYGPNDNYDLASSHVLPALLRKAHEARLRGDESCVVWGSGAPRREFLYVDDLADACVYLMEQGYDGDLVNIGTGEDVTIRELAEMVMATVGFDGRIDFDMSKPDGTPRKLLDVGRLAALGWRARTPLREGLRLAYETAPFRN; translated from the coding sequence ATGGACACAGATAGCAAGATTTTCGTAACCGGCCACCGCGGCATGGTGGGAAGCGCGCTCGTGCGGCGTTTGCATGCCGGCGGCTATGCGAACATTCTCACTGCCGGCCGCGCCGATCTGGATCTGCTGGATTCGCATGCGGTGCATGCCTATTTGGCTCGGGAAAAGCCGGACTACCTTTTCATCGCGGCCGCCAAGGTGGGGGGCATCCAGGCGAACAATCTCCAACGAGCCGACTTTATCTATCAGAACCTGATGATAGAGGCCAATCTCATTCATGGCGCGCATCTGGCCGGCGTGCAGCGGCTCATGTTTCTAGGCTCCAGTTGCATTTACCCGCGGGACTGCCCGCAGCCGATCAAGGAAGAGTATTTGCTGACCGGTTTGCTGGAGCAGACCAACGAGCCCTATGCCATCGCCAAGATAGCGGGCATCAAGCTGGCTGAAAGCTACAATCGCCAATATGGCCGCCAATATGTCAGCGTGATGCCCACCAATCTGTACGGTCCCAATGACAACTACGATCTGGCCAGCAGCCACGTGCTGCCGGCGTTGCTGCGCAAGGCGCATGAGGCCAGGCTGCGCGGCGACGAGTCCTGCGTGGTTTGGGGAAGCGGCGCGCCACGCCGCGAATTCCTTTATGTGGATGATTTGGCAGATGCCTGCGTGTATCTGATGGAGCAGGGATACGACGGCGATCTGGTCAATATCGGCACCGGCGAAGACGTCACCATCCGGGAGCTTGCCGAGATGGTGATGGCAACCGTGGGCTTCGACGGCCGCATCGATTTCGACATGTCCAAACCAGACGGCACGCCGCGCAAGCTGCTGGATGTCGGCCGTCTGGCCGCGTTGGGCTGGCGCGCGCGCACGCCGTTGCGCGAAGGGCTCCGCTTGGCCTATGAAACCGCGCCCTTCCGAAACTGA
- the neuC gene encoding UDP-N-acetylglucosamine 2-epimerase, which yields MTRRRIAIVTGSRAEYGLLYWPIRDLLAASDFELQLIVTGMHLSPEFGLTVRDIERDGTPISARVDMLVSSDTPGGIAKSMALGLIGFSDAIERLRPDAMLVLGDRFEILAAAQAAMVHNVPLVHIAGGDTTEGAFDEAIRHAITKMAHLHLVTNEAARQRVVQMGEDPRCVHIVGSPGLDHLRRQQLLDHAALETSLGQPLGARNALVTFHPVTLEPADGLRQQEELLAALEALPEEWVLWFTLPNADTGGRGLAAALQAWAKGRARVRVFASLGQLRYLSLMREADVVVGNSSSGLYEAPSFQVPTIDIGDRQRGRLAAASVLHCEPERGAIREAINRALALDCSGVQNPYGDGRSAARIVDALRAMPPAQSMLKKTFHMIEAARA from the coding sequence GTGACCCGCCGCCGCATTGCTATCGTCACCGGCAGCAGGGCCGAGTATGGCCTGCTGTACTGGCCCATTCGCGATCTTCTCGCCGCGTCTGACTTTGAGTTGCAGCTCATCGTTACGGGTATGCATCTTTCGCCAGAATTCGGCTTGACCGTACGCGATATCGAACGTGATGGTACTCCCATCAGCGCGCGGGTCGACATGCTGGTTTCGAGCGATACGCCGGGAGGAATCGCCAAGTCGATGGCGCTGGGCCTGATTGGTTTTTCCGATGCCATTGAGCGCCTGCGCCCGGATGCCATGCTTGTATTGGGCGACCGCTTCGAAATTCTGGCCGCCGCTCAAGCTGCGATGGTGCACAACGTGCCTCTGGTGCACATCGCAGGCGGGGATACCACCGAAGGGGCCTTCGATGAGGCGATTCGCCACGCCATCACGAAGATGGCGCACCTGCACTTGGTGACGAACGAGGCAGCTCGTCAGCGGGTTGTCCAGATGGGGGAGGATCCGCGCTGCGTCCACATTGTCGGCAGCCCGGGGCTGGATCATTTGCGCAGGCAGCAGTTGCTGGACCATGCTGCGCTGGAGACCTCTTTGGGACAGCCACTGGGCGCGCGCAATGCATTGGTGACATTCCATCCGGTAACGCTTGAGCCGGCAGACGGCCTGCGTCAGCAAGAAGAACTGCTGGCTGCTTTGGAAGCTCTGCCTGAAGAGTGGGTGTTGTGGTTCACTCTGCCTAATGCCGATACCGGTGGCCGCGGGTTGGCCGCTGCCTTGCAGGCTTGGGCCAAGGGGCGCGCGCGCGTGCGGGTGTTTGCTTCGCTTGGGCAGTTGCGCTATCTGAGTCTGATGCGAGAGGCTGATGTGGTCGTTGGCAATTCGTCTAGCGGACTTTATGAGGCACCATCATTCCAGGTGCCGACCATCGACATAGGCGATCGACAGCGAGGTCGGCTTGCGGCGGCATCGGTACTGCATTGCGAGCCGGAACGCGGCGCAATCCGCGAAGCGATCAACCGCGCGTTGGCGCTGGATTGCAGCGGGGTCCAGAATCCGTATGGCGATGGTCGCAGCGCCGCCCGCATCGTCGATGCCTTGCGGGCAATGCCCCCCGCGCAAAGCATGCTAAAGAAGACTTTTCACATGATAGAGGCGGCCCGTGCCTGA
- a CDS encoding FAD-dependent oxidoreductase encodes MSDVFQFMKLSRNPGDKVEPSVRKIEFKEIYRPLHAVDAADQAGRCLSCGNPYCEWECPVHNYIPNWLRLVEEGRLFEAAELSHQTNSLPEICGRVCPQDRLCEGACTLNQGGFGAVSIGSIEKHITDEAFKAGWRPDMSRVRQTGKTAAVIGAGPAGLACADVLARNGVKPVVYDRYEEIGGLLTFGIPEFKLEKSVVRRRREVLEGMGVEFVLGCDVGKDVSFDKLMSRHDAVFMGMGAYKAMRGGFPGEDSKGVLQALPYLINNVRQHLGTLPSEEAPINMAGKRVMVLGGGDTAMDCNRTAIRQGARRVMCAYRRDEANMPGSRREVDNAREEGVEFLWNRQPMSIEPMIGGTLAVKLAGTRLSQPDARGRRNAEIVPGSEEIIECDHVIIAFGFQAEAASWAEKQGIATAANGRTLAAASGEYKYQTSNPKVFAGGDMVRGADLVVRAVFEGRQAAEGMLGYLGVW; translated from the coding sequence ATGTCCGACGTATTCCAGTTCATGAAGCTGTCGCGCAATCCGGGCGACAAAGTAGAGCCATCTGTTCGCAAGATCGAATTCAAGGAAATCTATCGTCCGCTGCATGCGGTGGATGCCGCCGATCAGGCTGGCCGTTGCCTGTCCTGTGGCAATCCCTATTGCGAGTGGGAGTGCCCCGTGCACAATTACATCCCCAATTGGCTGAGGCTGGTTGAGGAGGGCAGATTGTTCGAGGCGGCCGAGCTATCGCATCAAACCAATAGCCTGCCCGAAATTTGCGGCCGGGTGTGCCCGCAGGACCGGCTGTGCGAAGGCGCCTGTACGCTGAACCAGGGAGGTTTTGGAGCGGTTTCCATAGGCAGCATTGAAAAACACATCACAGATGAAGCATTCAAGGCCGGCTGGCGGCCGGACATGTCCAGAGTGCGGCAGACTGGCAAGACGGCCGCCGTGATCGGCGCGGGGCCCGCAGGGCTAGCGTGCGCGGATGTCTTGGCGCGCAATGGGGTCAAGCCTGTCGTTTACGATCGTTATGAGGAAATAGGCGGCTTGCTGACTTTCGGCATTCCCGAATTCAAGCTGGAAAAAAGCGTGGTGCGCCGTCGGAGGGAGGTTCTCGAGGGCATGGGCGTTGAATTCGTGCTGGGGTGTGACGTAGGCAAGGATGTCAGCTTCGACAAGCTGATGAGCCGGCACGATGCGGTGTTCATGGGCATGGGCGCGTACAAGGCCATGCGGGGCGGTTTTCCCGGCGAGGACAGCAAGGGCGTGCTGCAGGCGCTTCCCTATCTGATCAACAATGTGCGGCAACATCTGGGAACCTTGCCCAGTGAGGAAGCGCCCATCAATATGGCCGGCAAGAGGGTGATGGTGCTGGGGGGCGGCGATACGGCGATGGACTGCAATCGCACCGCCATCCGCCAGGGCGCGCGGCGCGTGATGTGCGCCTATCGAAGGGATGAAGCCAATATGCCGGGCTCCAGGCGGGAGGTGGATAATGCGCGCGAAGAGGGCGTCGAATTTCTATGGAACCGCCAGCCGATGTCCATTGAGCCGATGATAGGCGGCACGCTGGCGGTAAAGCTGGCAGGAACGCGTCTGAGCCAGCCCGACGCCAGGGGGCGTCGCAATGCCGAGATCGTGCCCGGCAGCGAGGAAATCATCGAGTGCGATCACGTCATCATCGCCTTCGGCTTCCAGGCCGAAGCGGCATCGTGGGCGGAAAAACAGGGCATCGCCACCGCCGCTAACGGGCGCACGCTGGCTGCCGCGAGCGGCGAGTACAAATACCAGACCAGCAATCCCAAGGTGTTTGCAGGCGGCGACATGGTGCGAGGGGCGGATCTGGTGGTGAGGGCGGTGTTCGAGGGGAGGCAGGCGGCGGAGGGCATGCTGGGCTATCTGGGAGTGTGGTGA
- a CDS encoding NAD-dependent 4,6-dehydratase LegB — protein MKLQGKKILVTGADGFIGSHLVEHLVRQGADVRAFVYYNSFNSWGWLDQSPEDIRRSLDVFAGDIRDPHGVRTAMQGCDVVLHLAALIAIPYSYHSPDTYVDTNVKGTLNVVQAARDLGVERVVHTSTSEVYGTARFVPITEEHPLQGQSPYSASKIGADQIAQSFFLSFETPVATIRPFNTYGPRQSARAVIPTIITQIAAGMDEIKLGAIHPTRDFNFVQDTVRGFCAVAECDAALGKVINVGSNYEVSVGDTARLIAELMGRDVRFTSDEQRLRPAGSEVERLWADNRLARELAGWAPEYAGIDGLRRGLKETIDWFSEPSNLGRYKAGNYNI, from the coding sequence ATGAAACTGCAGGGCAAGAAAATCCTCGTTACCGGCGCCGACGGCTTCATCGGCTCCCATCTCGTGGAGCACTTGGTGCGCCAGGGCGCCGACGTGCGCGCCTTCGTCTACTACAACAGCTTCAATAGCTGGGGATGGCTGGATCAGAGCCCGGAAGACATTCGCCGCTCGCTAGACGTGTTCGCAGGCGACATCCGCGATCCGCATGGCGTGCGAACGGCCATGCAAGGGTGCGACGTAGTGCTGCATCTGGCCGCGCTGATCGCGATCCCCTACTCCTACCATTCGCCGGATACCTATGTCGACACCAACGTCAAAGGCACGCTCAACGTCGTGCAGGCGGCGCGCGATCTGGGCGTGGAGCGGGTGGTGCATACCTCGACGAGCGAGGTCTACGGCACGGCGCGTTTTGTCCCGATCACGGAGGAGCATCCGCTGCAGGGGCAGTCGCCGTATTCGGCCAGCAAGATCGGCGCGGACCAGATCGCGCAGAGCTTCTTCCTGTCGTTTGAGACGCCGGTGGCGACGATCCGCCCGTTCAATACTTATGGTCCGCGCCAGTCGGCGCGCGCCGTGATCCCGACGATCATCACCCAGATCGCCGCGGGCATGGACGAAATCAAGCTGGGCGCCATCCACCCGACACGCGATTTCAACTTCGTGCAAGATACCGTGCGTGGTTTCTGCGCGGTCGCCGAGTGCGACGCGGCGCTGGGCAAGGTGATCAATGTGGGGAGCAATTACGAGGTATCGGTAGGCGATACCGCCCGCCTGATCGCGGAGCTGATGGGCCGCGACGTACGCTTCACCAGCGACGAGCAGCGCCTGCGTCCGGCGGGGAGCGAGGTCGAGCGGCTGTGGGCCGATAACCGGCTGGCGCGCGAGCTGGCCGGTTGGGCGCCGGAGTATGCCGGCATAGACGGCCTGCGGCGCGGGTTGAAGGAAACGATCGACTGGTTCTCGGAACCGTCGAATCTGGGCCGCTACAAGGCCGGCAACTACAATATCTGA
- a CDS encoding LegC family aminotransferase translates to MSFSDSIVERIRHVVGGGRAMLHEPLLKGNELAYVTECIQTGWVSSVGAFVDRFERDLAAYTGAAHAVVVSNGTSALQIALHLAGVRQDDEVLVPALSFVATANAVRHNGAWPHFVDSETRTLGIDPGALDKHLDEIGERRCGELFNRLTGRRISVVVPMHTFGHPVDMAALSEVAARHGLAVVEDAAESLGSFADGRHTGNAGVCATLSFNGNKIVTTGGGGAIITNDPELARRAKHLTTTAKQPHPWAFFHDEVAYNFRLPNLNAAMGCAQLERIEAFIDAKRELTQRYRQAFDGFAGASLFLERPDTRANYWLQTLILAEDRSESRDEVLQAANAAGLMTRPVWELLNTLPMYRDCPAAQLPVARDLARRIINIPSSPQLILESL, encoded by the coding sequence ATGTCCTTTTCCGATTCCATCGTCGAGCGCATCCGCCACGTTGTTGGCGGCGGACGCGCGATGCTGCATGAACCCCTGCTCAAGGGCAATGAGCTGGCCTATGTGACCGAATGCATCCAGACCGGCTGGGTGTCTTCGGTGGGGGCGTTCGTCGACCGGTTCGAACGCGATCTCGCCGCGTATACGGGGGCCGCGCACGCGGTGGTGGTCAGCAACGGCACCTCCGCCCTGCAGATCGCCTTGCACTTGGCCGGCGTGCGCCAGGACGACGAGGTGCTGGTGCCGGCGCTGTCCTTCGTCGCCACCGCCAATGCGGTGCGCCACAACGGCGCCTGGCCGCATTTCGTCGACAGCGAGACGCGCACGCTTGGCATCGATCCTGGCGCGCTTGACAAGCATCTGGACGAAATCGGAGAACGCCGCTGCGGCGAATTGTTCAACCGTTTGACCGGCAGGCGCATCAGCGTGGTGGTGCCGATGCATACCTTCGGGCATCCGGTCGACATGGCTGCCTTGAGCGAGGTGGCGGCGCGCCACGGGCTGGCGGTGGTAGAGGACGCTGCCGAGTCGCTGGGCAGCTTCGCTGATGGCCGGCATACCGGCAACGCCGGCGTTTGCGCGACGTTGAGTTTCAACGGCAACAAGATCGTCACCACCGGCGGCGGCGGCGCGATCATCACCAATGATCCAGAGCTGGCGCGTCGGGCCAAGCATTTGACGACGACCGCCAAGCAGCCCCATCCGTGGGCATTCTTCCACGACGAGGTCGCCTACAACTTCCGCCTGCCCAATCTGAACGCCGCGATGGGCTGCGCGCAGCTGGAGCGCATCGAGGCCTTCATCGACGCCAAGCGCGAGTTGACGCAGCGTTACCGGCAGGCGTTCGACGGTTTTGCCGGAGCCTCGCTGTTTCTTGAGCGTCCCGATACGCGGGCCAACTACTGGCTGCAGACCTTGATCCTGGCGGAAGACCGGTCCGAATCGAGGGACGAAGTGCTGCAGGCGGCCAATGCCGCCGGCTTGATGACGCGACCCGTCTGGGAGTTGCTGAACACATTGCCGATGTATCGCGACTGCCCCGCCGCGCAGCTGCCGGTGGCGCGGGACCTTGCGCGGCGAATCATCAATATTCCGAGCAGTCCGCAATTGATCCTGGAGAGCTTGTGA
- the gmd gene encoding GDP-mannose 4,6-dehydratase: MSNKKVALITGITGQDGAYLAEFLLSKGYEVHGVKRRTSLFNTDRIDHLYQDPHDPDQRFKLHYGDLTDSTNLIRIVQQVQPDEIYNLAAQSHVAVSFEEPEYTANADGVGALRLLEAIRILGLEKKTKFYQASTSELYGLVQEVPQKESTPFYPRSPYAVAKLYAYWITVNYREAYGMYACNGILFNHESPIRGETFVTRKITRAIARIALGLQDCLYLGNMSALRDWGHARDYVEMQWLMLQQDKPEDFVIATGVQYSVRQFVEFAAAELGIAVDFEGEGAEEIGRVAAVSGDKAKCKVGDVIVRVDPRYFRPTEVETLLGDPTRAAQKLGWTPRTTLRELVSEMVVSDYKAACRDHMVKQAGFKAYDYNE; the protein is encoded by the coding sequence ATGTCCAACAAGAAAGTCGCCCTTATCACCGGCATTACTGGCCAGGACGGCGCTTATCTAGCTGAGTTCCTGCTGTCCAAAGGCTACGAGGTGCATGGCGTCAAGCGACGCACGAGTCTTTTCAATACCGACCGCATCGATCACTTGTATCAGGATCCCCATGATCCCGATCAGCGCTTCAAGCTGCACTACGGCGACCTGACCGACTCCACGAATCTGATTCGCATCGTCCAGCAAGTGCAGCCTGACGAAATCTACAATCTGGCGGCGCAGAGCCATGTGGCTGTCAGCTTCGAGGAACCCGAATACACCGCCAACGCCGATGGGGTGGGCGCCCTGCGTTTGCTGGAGGCCATCCGCATCCTGGGTTTGGAGAAGAAGACCAAGTTCTACCAGGCGAGCACATCCGAGCTTTACGGCCTGGTGCAGGAAGTGCCGCAGAAGGAAAGCACGCCGTTTTATCCGCGCAGCCCCTATGCTGTGGCCAAGCTGTACGCCTACTGGATCACGGTGAACTATCGCGAAGCCTACGGCATGTACGCCTGCAATGGCATTTTGTTCAACCACGAGAGCCCTATCCGCGGGGAAACGTTCGTCACGCGCAAGATCACGCGCGCCATCGCCCGCATCGCGCTGGGTTTGCAGGACTGTCTCTACCTGGGCAACATGAGCGCCCTGCGAGACTGGGGGCATGCGCGCGACTATGTCGAAATGCAGTGGCTGATGCTGCAGCAAGACAAGCCCGAGGACTTCGTCATCGCCACCGGCGTGCAGTATTCGGTGCGCCAGTTTGTCGAATTCGCCGCCGCCGAACTCGGCATCGCCGTGGATTTTGAAGGCGAGGGCGCGGAGGAGATCGGCCGCGTGGCGGCCGTGAGCGGAGACAAGGCCAAGTGCAAGGTGGGCGATGTCATCGTCAGGGTCGATCCCCGCTATTTCCGTCCCACCGAGGTCGAAACGCTGCTGGGCGATCCGACGCGTGCGGCGCAGAAGCTGGGCTGGACGCCCAGGACCACGCTGCGCGAATTGGTCAGCGAGATGGTCGTGAGCGATTACAAGGCGGCCTGCCGCGATCACATGGTCAAGCAGGCCGGTTTTAAGGCTTACGACTACAACGAGTAA
- a CDS encoding mannose-1-phosphate guanylyltransferase/mannose-6-phosphate isomerase encodes MIKVAPVILCGGSGTRLWPLSRAGFPKQFLCLSGQDSLFQQAAQRLSNLDDPDLKVAPPLIVTGEEHRFLAAEQLREIGIDYAAALLEPVGRNTAPALTLAALAAMENGEDPVLIVTPADQMVTDGAAFSAAMQSAIREAANDSIVILGVVPDRPETGYGYIQVENASAGSGVQVVRRFVEKPDEATAQSYLVEGGYFWNAGMFVLKASVWLKALEQFRRDILDATRAAWAHREADAQFIRPGKAEFADIPADSVDYAVMERSPGSGFPIKMVPLDAGWSDLGAWDAVWKVLPKDESGNAHVGDVLAVDSRNTLVHANSRLVSLVGMEDVIVIETSDAVLVVNRSCSQDVKHIVNTLGQQKREEYALHRKVHRPWGWYDSLDEGGRFKVKRIQVKPRASLSLQKHHHRAEHWIVVKGTAEITNGDKVILLTENQSTYIPLGEVHRLANPGSIPLEIIEVQSGSYLGEDDIVRFEDTYGRQ; translated from the coding sequence ATGATCAAGGTCGCACCCGTCATTCTTTGCGGCGGTTCTGGAACTCGTTTGTGGCCACTTTCCAGGGCTGGCTTTCCTAAGCAGTTTCTATGTTTGAGCGGCCAGGATAGTCTGTTTCAGCAAGCTGCTCAGCGTTTGTCAAATCTCGACGATCCCGACCTGAAAGTCGCGCCCCCGCTGATCGTGACTGGAGAGGAGCATCGCTTCCTCGCCGCGGAGCAACTGCGTGAAATCGGCATCGATTACGCCGCCGCCTTGCTTGAGCCGGTTGGCCGCAATACGGCGCCGGCGCTGACTTTGGCCGCGTTGGCGGCGATGGAGAACGGCGAGGACCCGGTCTTGATTGTCACCCCCGCCGATCAGATGGTGACTGATGGGGCGGCATTTTCAGCGGCGATGCAGTCGGCGATCAGGGAAGCCGCAAACGATTCGATCGTGATTCTTGGCGTGGTACCGGATCGTCCTGAAACGGGTTATGGCTATATTCAGGTCGAAAATGCCAGTGCAGGCAGCGGCGTTCAGGTTGTCAGGCGTTTCGTTGAAAAGCCAGACGAGGCAACGGCCCAGTCCTATCTGGTTGAGGGCGGGTATTTCTGGAATGCCGGCATGTTCGTGTTGAAAGCTTCTGTATGGCTGAAGGCGCTGGAACAGTTTCGCCGCGACATTCTGGATGCGACGCGTGCCGCGTGGGCCCACCGAGAAGCCGATGCGCAATTCATCAGGCCAGGTAAGGCAGAATTCGCGGACATTCCTGCGGACTCGGTCGACTATGCCGTCATGGAGCGTAGTCCGGGAAGTGGTTTCCCCATCAAAATGGTTCCGTTGGATGCGGGCTGGAGCGATTTGGGCGCGTGGGACGCCGTTTGGAAGGTTCTGCCCAAGGATGAGTCGGGGAACGCGCATGTCGGCGATGTGCTGGCAGTCGACAGCCGCAATACGCTGGTGCATGCAAACAGCAGGCTGGTGAGTCTGGTTGGCATGGAGGATGTCATCGTGATTGAGACATCCGATGCGGTTCTCGTCGTGAATCGCAGCTGCAGCCAGGACGTCAAGCACATCGTCAACACCTTGGGCCAGCAAAAGCGAGAAGAGTATGCGCTGCATCGCAAGGTGCACCGCCCCTGGGGCTGGTACGATAGCCTCGACGAAGGCGGGCGTTTCAAAGTCAAGCGCATTCAGGTCAAGCCTAGGGCCAGCCTGAGCTTGCAAAAGCATCACCATCGCGCGGAACATTGGATCGTGGTCAAGGGCACAGCCGAGATCACCAATGGCGACAAGGTGATTCTTTTGACAGAAAATCAGTCGACCTACATTCCCTTGGGAGAGGTGCACCGGCTGGCCAATCCCGGCTCCATCCCGTTGGAAATCATCGAAGTGCAGTCTGGCAGTTATTTGGGCGAAGATGATATCGTGCGTTTCGAAGACACCTACGGTCGCCAGTGA